From Serinicoccus profundi, the proteins below share one genomic window:
- a CDS encoding amino acid ABC transporter permease: MTRTQRQRAVRLVLYALFVLLIVGFVLVADWEAIKESFFLREGFTETWQDFLFIGAKNTILYTVIAFVGGFALALVLVLMRLAPAAPFRWLSTGYIELFRGLPALVVILFMAFGIPIAFDWRPPGGPVGAGLVGLMLVSAAYMAETLRAGIQAVPKGQTEAARSLGMSGPWTMATVVMPQALRIVIPPLTNELVILIKDTSLLFVIGMAANQKELTVMARDFMTSGPSAGTATSLVFVALLYLAITLPLTQLVSWLERRQNRSR, from the coding sequence GTGACCCGCACCCAGCGCCAACGCGCCGTCCGCCTCGTCCTCTACGCGCTCTTCGTCCTGCTCATCGTCGGCTTCGTCCTGGTGGCGGACTGGGAGGCGATCAAGGAGAGCTTCTTCCTACGAGAAGGCTTCACCGAGACCTGGCAGGACTTCCTCTTCATCGGGGCCAAGAACACCATCCTCTACACGGTGATCGCCTTCGTCGGAGGCTTTGCGTTGGCGCTGGTGCTGGTCCTGATGCGGCTCGCTCCAGCAGCTCCCTTCCGGTGGCTCTCCACCGGCTACATCGAGCTGTTCCGCGGTCTGCCCGCGCTGGTGGTCATCCTCTTCATGGCCTTCGGCATCCCGATCGCCTTCGACTGGCGTCCGCCCGGCGGCCCGGTCGGGGCGGGGCTGGTCGGCCTCATGCTGGTCTCGGCTGCCTATATGGCCGAGACCCTGCGCGCCGGCATCCAGGCGGTGCCGAAGGGACAGACCGAGGCGGCCCGCTCGCTCGGCATGAGTGGTCCGTGGACCATGGCCACCGTCGTCATGCCCCAGGCGTTGCGCATCGTCATCCCGCCGCTGACCAACGAGCTGGTCATCCTCATCAAGGACACCTCGCTGCTCTTCGTCATCGGCATGGCGGCCAACCAGAAGGAGCTGACGGTCATGGCGCGCGACTTCATGACCAGCGGACCCTCGGCCGGCACCGCGACCTCGTTGGTCTTCGTCGCCCTGCTCTACCTGGCCATCACTCTCCCCCTGACCCAGCTGGTGTCCTGGCTGGAGCGCCGACAGAACAGGTCCCGCTGA
- a CDS encoding amino acid ABC transporter ATP-binding protein has translation MTERLHPTQQVDTSAPAIEVRGLHKSFGDNHVLTGIDFHVDAGQVVCVIGPSGSGKSTLLRCVNRLEEPTSGQVLIEGIDITDPETELDAVRTRIGMVFQQFNLFSHMTVLRNLTVAQQRAKKRGRKEAEEVARANLERVGLAEKIDAYPAHLSGGQQQRVAIARALSMNPDMMLFDEPTSALDPELVGEVLDVMKSLAAEGMTMMVVTHEMGFAREVGDKLVFMADGVICEEGDPREVLANPRQARTREFLSKVL, from the coding sequence ATGACTGAACGACTGCACCCGACCCAGCAGGTCGACACCTCGGCGCCCGCCATCGAGGTCCGGGGTCTGCACAAGTCCTTCGGCGACAACCACGTCCTCACCGGCATCGACTTCCACGTCGACGCCGGCCAGGTCGTCTGCGTCATCGGGCCCTCCGGCTCGGGCAAGTCGACGCTGCTCCGCTGCGTCAACCGGCTCGAGGAGCCCACCAGTGGGCAGGTGCTCATCGAGGGCATCGACATCACCGACCCGGAGACCGAGCTGGACGCCGTCCGAACTCGCATCGGCATGGTGTTCCAGCAGTTCAACCTCTTCAGCCACATGACCGTGCTGCGCAACCTCACCGTCGCTCAGCAGCGGGCCAAGAAGCGCGGTCGCAAGGAGGCCGAGGAGGTCGCCCGGGCCAACCTCGAGCGGGTCGGGCTGGCGGAGAAGATCGACGCCTACCCCGCCCACCTTTCCGGTGGCCAGCAGCAGCGGGTGGCCATCGCGCGGGCGCTGTCGATGAATCCCGACATGATGCTCTTCGACGAGCCGACCTCGGCGCTGGACCCCGAGCTCGTCGGGGAGGTCCTGGACGTCATGAAGTCGCTGGCGGCCGAGGGGATGACGATGATGGTCGTCACCCACGAGATGGGCTTCGCCCGCGAGGTCGGCGACAAGCTCGTCTTCATGGCCGACGGCGTCATCTGCGAGGAGGGCGACCCCCGCGAGGTGCTCGCCAACCCCCGCCAGGCCCGCACCCGCGAGTTCCTCTCCAAGGTCCTCTAG
- a CDS encoding SRPBCC family protein gives MRLAPLPYAASRSILVQAPPERIFVELVDFRRWRDWSPWEGVDPAMRRTYSGPKSGVGSGYAWDGNSKAGEGSMQITAVEPPRSVHIDLHFEKPFPADNRIRLDLEPQSPAPGDASESGSGSAADSGSGSGSGSGSGASTLVTWSMEGEHTGVMRVLGRVMSMDRLVGKDFEKGLARLKALVER, from the coding sequence ATGCGCCTCGCGCCCCTGCCCTACGCCGCCTCCAGGAGCATCCTCGTCCAGGCGCCTCCGGAGCGGATCTTCGTCGAGCTGGTGGACTTCCGGCGCTGGCGGGACTGGTCGCCCTGGGAGGGCGTGGATCCGGCGATGCGGCGGACCTACTCCGGGCCCAAGTCCGGCGTCGGGTCGGGGTATGCCTGGGACGGCAACAGCAAGGCCGGTGAGGGCTCGATGCAGATCACCGCGGTGGAGCCGCCGCGGTCGGTGCACATCGACCTGCACTTCGAGAAGCCCTTCCCGGCGGACAACCGCATCCGGCTCGACCTGGAGCCGCAGTCGCCAGCGCCTGGGGATGCGTCGGAGTCCGGCTCGGGGTCTGCCGCGGACTCTGGCTCTGGCTCTGGCTCTGGGTCTGGCTCTGGGGCGAGCACGCTGGTGACCTGGAGCATGGAGGGCGAGCACACCGGAGTCATGCGGGTGCTCGGTCGGGTCATGTCGATGGACCGGCTCGTCGGCAAGGACTTCGAGAAGGGTCTCGCCCGGCTCAAGGCCCTCGTCGAGCGCTGA
- a CDS encoding uridine kinase — MTAPGFLPLRQLVLVDLLGLMLAVRPGERAIIALDGPDGVGKSRLAAELVALAPHVAGRALHAVSVDGFHHPRAERYARGRTGESCYHDSYDYDALRRAVLWPFRAGQDIVPAVFDVTRDQPVSPDPVALPQDAILLVEGVFLRRPELRGEWDATCLVTAPESVTVPRGNARFPASRVSGDEVPGHPANARYVEAQRLYRLQARTWAPEWIVDNTDLARPELVWPDPDEPQWFDQ, encoded by the coding sequence GTGACTGCCCCGGGGTTCCTGCCGCTGCGCCAGCTGGTCCTCGTGGACCTGCTGGGTCTCATGCTCGCCGTGCGGCCGGGGGAGCGGGCGATCATCGCCCTGGACGGGCCGGACGGCGTCGGCAAGTCACGCCTCGCGGCCGAGCTCGTGGCGCTCGCGCCGCACGTCGCAGGGCGCGCGCTGCACGCGGTGTCGGTGGACGGCTTCCACCACCCCCGGGCCGAGCGCTACGCCCGGGGCCGGACGGGGGAGAGCTGCTACCACGACTCCTACGACTACGACGCCCTGCGCCGCGCGGTGCTGTGGCCCTTCCGCGCCGGCCAGGACATCGTCCCCGCCGTCTTCGACGTCACCCGGGACCAGCCGGTCTCCCCGGACCCGGTGGCCCTGCCGCAGGACGCCATCCTGCTCGTCGAGGGGGTCTTCCTGCGTCGGCCCGAGCTGCGGGGGGAGTGGGACGCGACCTGCCTCGTCACCGCCCCGGAGTCGGTGACCGTGCCACGCGGCAACGCCCGGTTCCCCGCCTCCCGGGTGTCCGGTGACGAGGTGCCGGGACATCCGGCCAACGCACGTTATGTTGAGGCCCAGCGCCTCTACCGGCTCCAGGCCCGCACCTGGGCGCCGGAGTGGATCGTGGACAACACCGACCTCGCCCGGCCCGAGCTGGTCTGGCCCGACCCCGATGAGCCCCAGTGGTTCGACCAGTGA
- a CDS encoding GNAT family N-acetyltransferase — protein MAPDPISTQTARQSTWHEVCRAFHFVDRADLSVVHEHMPAGTSGEPHTHERARQFFYVLAGTGTMTLGQREVQVPAESGIEVPPRTRHHMRNDGEEDLEMIVVTTPRASGTPHVRERPLGRDRGGLVVGSHLRQTRPGDLATVVSFEEAMDTSPFLGQGGMAWHESALQDPDLEHWVLVDRLDRVIAFGILVGVAGGEVVEIRRMVVAPEGRGQGLGRLLLRQLLEHALANPGVHRVWLDVSADNTRARSLYRAVGFVEKPAPPDATLLDNGVYMEWGDTHRLP, from the coding sequence ATGGCACCGGACCCGATCAGCACGCAGACGGCCCGCCAGTCGACCTGGCACGAGGTGTGTCGGGCCTTCCACTTCGTGGATCGCGCCGACCTGAGCGTCGTGCACGAGCACATGCCCGCCGGCACCTCCGGCGAGCCGCACACCCATGAGCGTGCCCGCCAGTTCTTCTACGTCCTGGCGGGCACGGGCACCATGACGCTCGGCCAGCGCGAGGTGCAGGTGCCCGCGGAGTCGGGTATCGAGGTGCCCCCGCGCACGCGCCACCACATGCGCAACGACGGTGAGGAAGACCTCGAGATGATCGTCGTGACGACCCCTCGGGCGAGCGGCACACCGCACGTGCGGGAGCGTCCGCTCGGCCGGGACCGCGGGGGACTCGTCGTCGGCTCCCACCTGCGGCAGACGCGCCCCGGCGACCTCGCGACGGTCGTGAGCTTCGAGGAGGCCATGGACACCAGCCCTTTCCTGGGACAGGGGGGTATGGCGTGGCACGAGTCGGCGCTGCAGGACCCTGATCTCGAGCACTGGGTGCTGGTGGACCGGCTGGACCGCGTCATCGCCTTCGGCATCCTCGTCGGGGTCGCCGGGGGAGAGGTCGTGGAGATCCGCCGGATGGTCGTGGCCCCCGAGGGCCGGGGGCAGGGGCTGGGCCGGCTGCTGCTGCGCCAGCTCCTCGAGCACGCCCTGGCCAACCCCGGCGTCCACCGGGTCTGGCTCGACGTCAGCGCCGACAACACCCGCGCCCGCTCGCTCTACCGCGCGGTCGGGTTCGTCGAGAAGCCCGCCCCGCCGGACGCCACCTTGCTCGACAACGGTGTCTACATGGAGTGGGGCGACACCCACCGCCTACCCTGA
- the ispG gene encoding flavodoxin-dependent (E)-4-hydroxy-3-methylbut-2-enyl-diphosphate synthase: MTAGVPISLGMPSAPPPVLAPRRQTRKIKVGKVEVGGDAPISVQSMTTTPTTDINATLQQIAELTATGCDIVRVACPTQDDADALPAIARKSQIPVIADIHFQPKYVYAAIDAGCAAVRVNPGNIRRFDDQVKQIARAAKDAGVSIRIGVNAGSLDKRLLDKYGKPTAEALVESAVWEAGLFEEHDFHDFKISVKHNDPVVMVRAYEMLSERGDWPLHLGVTEAGPAFQGTIKSSVAFGALLSQGIGDTIRVSLSAPPVEEVKVGNQILQSLNLKPRKLEIVSCPSCGRAQVDVYTLAEEVTAGLEGMEVPLRVAVMGCVVNGPGEAREADLGVASGNGKGQIFVKGEVIKTVPESQIVETLIEEAMRIAEEMGELEETESGGAGAPTVTVG, from the coding sequence ATGACTGCTGGTGTCCCCATCTCCCTCGGTATGCCGTCCGCCCCGCCGCCCGTCCTGGCGCCGCGACGCCAGACGCGCAAGATCAAGGTCGGCAAGGTGGAGGTCGGCGGTGACGCCCCGATCTCGGTCCAGTCGATGACGACGACCCCCACGACCGACATCAACGCGACCCTTCAGCAGATCGCCGAGCTCACCGCGACCGGCTGCGACATCGTCCGGGTCGCCTGCCCGACCCAGGACGACGCCGACGCGTTGCCCGCGATCGCGCGCAAGTCGCAGATCCCGGTCATCGCCGACATCCACTTCCAGCCCAAGTACGTCTACGCCGCGATCGACGCCGGCTGCGCGGCCGTCCGCGTCAACCCCGGCAACATCCGCCGCTTCGACGACCAGGTCAAGCAGATCGCCCGGGCCGCCAAGGACGCCGGAGTCTCCATCCGTATCGGCGTCAACGCCGGCTCGCTGGACAAGCGGCTGCTGGACAAGTACGGCAAGCCGACGGCGGAGGCCCTCGTCGAGTCCGCGGTGTGGGAGGCCGGCCTCTTCGAGGAGCACGACTTCCACGACTTCAAGATCTCCGTCAAGCACAACGACCCCGTCGTCATGGTGCGGGCCTACGAGATGCTCTCCGAGCGGGGCGACTGGCCGCTGCACCTCGGCGTGACCGAGGCGGGCCCGGCCTTCCAGGGCACGATCAAGTCCTCCGTGGCCTTCGGGGCGCTGCTCTCCCAGGGCATCGGCGACACGATCCGGGTCTCCCTGTCGGCGCCGCCGGTCGAGGAGGTCAAGGTCGGCAACCAGATCCTGCAGAGCCTCAACCTCAAGCCGCGCAAGCTGGAGATCGTCTCCTGCCCCTCCTGCGGGCGCGCGCAGGTGGACGTCTACACCCTCGCCGAGGAGGTCACCGCCGGTCTGGAGGGCATGGAGGTGCCGCTGCGGGTGGCCGTCATGGGCTGCGTCGTCAACGGGCCTGGGGAGGCCCGCGAGGCCGACCTCGGCGTGGCCTCCGGCAACGGCAAGGGCCAGATCTTCGTCAAGGGCGAGGTCATCAAGACCGTCCCCGAGAGCCAGATCGTGGAGACCCTCATCGAGGAGGCCATGCGCATCGCCGAGGAGATGGGCGAGCTGGAGGAGACGGAGTCCGGCGGCGCCGGGGCGCCCACGGTCACCGTCGGCTGA
- a CDS encoding M50 family metallopeptidase, whose amino-acid sequence MLYLLGVLAVFVGIAVSIALHEIGHLLPAKRFGVRCTQYMVGFGPTLWSTRRGDTEYGLKAIPLGGYVRMIGMFPPRPGDGGRVRASSSNPMHLMIEQARQDSLEEIGPGDEDRVFYRLPVWKRVVVMAGGPLMNLAISAVLITLLMTVQGVAVGTPTVSQVAACANADVADDDCAGQPASPAAAAGFEVGDTILSVDGTPVQDWAATTYAIQNAGEQATFVVDRGGSTQTLTADLVLRERPLMDAEGLPVLDEEGELVYGEVGFLGASPTIVNEPQPITAVPAVVGEMFTGTAGIVLTLPQRMVDVSQAAFGSEERDPNGPMSVVGVGRVAGDVTQNGIDGFVETAQERFWLLVSLLASLNMALFVFNLIPLLPLDGGHIAGALWEGLKKTWAKVFRRPDPGPVDTAAALPVAYAVAIGLLGMTALLIYADIVRPVQLG is encoded by the coding sequence GTGCTCTACCTGCTCGGCGTGCTCGCCGTCTTCGTCGGGATCGCCGTCTCGATCGCCCTGCACGAGATCGGGCACCTCCTGCCCGCCAAGCGTTTCGGCGTGCGGTGCACCCAGTACATGGTCGGCTTCGGGCCCACCCTGTGGTCGACCCGGCGCGGCGACACCGAGTACGGCCTCAAGGCGATCCCGCTCGGCGGCTACGTCCGGATGATCGGGATGTTCCCGCCGCGGCCCGGCGACGGCGGCCGGGTGCGGGCCAGCAGCTCCAACCCCATGCACCTCATGATCGAGCAGGCCCGCCAGGACTCGCTCGAGGAGATCGGTCCGGGTGATGAGGACCGCGTGTTCTACCGGCTGCCGGTCTGGAAGCGCGTCGTCGTCATGGCCGGAGGCCCGCTGATGAACCTCGCGATCAGCGCCGTGCTCATCACCCTCCTCATGACGGTGCAGGGCGTCGCCGTGGGCACCCCCACCGTCAGCCAGGTCGCGGCCTGCGCCAACGCCGACGTGGCCGACGACGACTGCGCCGGTCAGCCCGCCTCCCCGGCCGCCGCGGCCGGCTTCGAGGTCGGTGACACCATCCTCTCGGTCGACGGGACGCCGGTGCAGGACTGGGCGGCCACCACCTACGCCATCCAGAACGCCGGCGAGCAGGCGACCTTCGTCGTCGACCGGGGCGGCAGCACGCAGACGCTCACTGCCGACCTCGTGCTGCGCGAGCGCCCGCTCATGGACGCCGAGGGGCTCCCGGTGCTGGACGAGGAGGGCGAGCTGGTCTACGGCGAGGTCGGCTTCCTCGGTGCGTCGCCCACCATCGTCAACGAGCCGCAGCCGATCACCGCGGTGCCCGCCGTGGTGGGGGAGATGTTCACCGGGACGGCCGGCATCGTGCTCACCCTCCCGCAGCGCATGGTCGACGTCAGCCAGGCGGCCTTCGGCAGCGAGGAGCGCGACCCCAACGGCCCGATGTCCGTCGTCGGGGTCGGTCGGGTCGCGGGCGATGTGACGCAGAACGGCATCGACGGCTTCGTCGAGACGGCGCAGGAGCGCTTCTGGCTCCTCGTCTCGCTGCTGGCCTCGCTCAACATGGCGCTCTTCGTCTTCAACCTCATCCCGTTGCTGCCGCTCGACGGCGGCCACATCGCCGGCGCGCTGTGGGAGGGACTGAAGAAGACCTGGGCCAAGGTCTTCCGTCGCCCCGACCCGGGGCCGGTGGACACCGCGGCCGCCCTGCCCGTGGCCTATGCCGTCGCCATCGGCCTGCTCGGCATGACCGCCCTGCTCATCTACGCCGACATCGTGCGCCCGGTCCAGCTCGGCTGA
- the dxr gene encoding 1-deoxy-D-xylulose-5-phosphate reductoisomerase, with protein sequence MSGVSARTLTLLGSTGSIGTQAIDVVRAHPDRFVVRALAAGGGDLDLLASQAVELGVEQVAVARDDDGARADLGAALDAAARDAGRTAYRPEVVTGPQAATQVAGNGADVVLNGITGSIGLHPTLAALAAGSTLALANKESLIVGGRLVMDAAAPGQIVPVDSEHSAIAQALRAGTEREVRRLVLTASGGPFRGMTREQLHDVTPEQALAHPTWDMGQVITTNSATLVNKGLEVIEAHLLFGVPFEAIDVVVHPQSVVHSMVEFVDGSTIAQASPPTMHIPIALGLAWPERLDDVAPACDWTQATSWDFLPLDDEAFPAVRLARQVGAAGGTHPAVYNAANEVCVAAFHRRELAFPAIVDVVEQVVSEHAGNSGAATGVDLTVDQVLAADAWARDAAAHRIQSLTRV encoded by the coding sequence ATGAGCGGTGTGAGTGCGCGCACCCTGACCCTGCTCGGATCGACCGGATCCATCGGTACGCAGGCGATCGACGTCGTCCGGGCCCACCCGGACCGCTTCGTCGTGCGCGCCCTCGCCGCCGGCGGCGGCGACCTCGACCTCCTCGCGAGCCAGGCGGTGGAGCTCGGCGTCGAGCAGGTGGCCGTCGCCCGTGACGACGACGGTGCGCGCGCCGACCTCGGTGCCGCCCTCGACGCGGCGGCCCGCGACGCCGGGCGCACGGCATACCGGCCGGAGGTGGTGACCGGTCCGCAGGCGGCGACCCAGGTCGCCGGCAACGGCGCCGACGTCGTGCTCAACGGCATCACCGGCAGCATCGGTCTGCACCCGACACTCGCTGCGCTGGCCGCCGGGAGCACCCTCGCACTGGCCAACAAGGAGTCGCTCATCGTCGGTGGTCGGCTCGTCATGGACGCCGCCGCGCCGGGGCAGATCGTGCCGGTCGACTCCGAGCACAGCGCCATCGCGCAGGCCCTGCGCGCGGGGACCGAGCGCGAGGTGCGCCGGCTCGTCCTCACCGCCAGCGGCGGTCCCTTCCGCGGGATGACCCGCGAGCAGCTCCACGACGTCACCCCCGAGCAGGCGCTGGCGCACCCCACGTGGGACATGGGCCAGGTCATCACCACCAACTCGGCGACCCTGGTCAACAAGGGGCTGGAGGTCATCGAGGCGCACCTGCTCTTCGGCGTGCCCTTCGAGGCCATCGATGTCGTCGTCCACCCGCAGTCGGTCGTGCACTCGATGGTGGAGTTCGTCGACGGCTCGACCATCGCCCAGGCCTCGCCCCCGACCATGCACATCCCCATCGCCCTGGGCCTGGCCTGGCCGGAGCGCCTGGACGACGTGGCCCCCGCCTGCGACTGGACGCAGGCCACGAGCTGGGACTTCCTGCCGCTGGACGACGAGGCCTTCCCCGCGGTGCGCCTGGCCCGGCAGGTCGGTGCCGCGGGCGGCACCCACCCCGCCGTCTACAATGCGGCCAACGAGGTCTGCGTCGCGGCCTTCCATCGCCGCGAGCTGGCGTTCCCGGCCATCGTGGACGTCGTCGAGCAGGTGGTGTCCGAGCACGCCGGGAACTCCGGAGCCGCCACGGGGGTTGACCTGACGGTGGACCAGGTGCTGGCCGCCGACGCCTGGGCGCGGGACGCCGCCGCCCACCGCATCCAGTCCCTCACCCGGGTCTGA
- a CDS encoding threonine/serine ThrE exporter family protein has product MPTPQPAPAPASLTRTVLLRMAAELVASGEPVTDTEREIRVLGARAGHPGVQVAASPTAILLSLEAGAPSSLAPVRGPLRLDQCAAVHAIRHFLATGRLTLAQAEQELDAVRALPHPYPAWVRHLGLMGVSVGLSLILQPGLPNVVVAALGSLLVSLLMTQSGRHSLMGSLLPSVAAFAAALFAFGGYQLDLLDGPLRTLICPLAVLLPGALLVTGVSELAQGAMVAGSARVFYGLVQLGLFSLGVVGASMVLGVDAMAFANVRVEGPGLWMAPLGLGLITLGITLSEALPWSLLRWSGLVLVLTFGAQLAGQQSASSLPLGGFTGAVVASFVPGLLDRLRDDVPRLVAFLPSFWLLVPGTVGLMGVTQIGSGSGDGATLIGAAGIVASIALGLLVGSALALPMARPATTWRRRGAQ; this is encoded by the coding sequence GTGCCCACCCCTCAGCCCGCCCCGGCCCCTGCGTCGCTCACCCGCACGGTCCTGCTCCGGATGGCGGCCGAGCTGGTCGCCTCGGGGGAGCCGGTGACCGACACCGAGCGGGAGATCAGGGTGCTCGGGGCCCGGGCCGGGCACCCGGGCGTGCAGGTCGCGGCCAGCCCGACAGCCATCCTGCTCAGCCTGGAGGCGGGGGCGCCGTCCTCGCTCGCGCCGGTCCGCGGGCCGCTGCGGCTCGACCAGTGCGCGGCGGTGCACGCGATCCGCCACTTCCTCGCCACCGGGCGACTCACCCTGGCGCAGGCCGAGCAGGAGCTCGACGCCGTCCGCGCCCTGCCCCATCCCTACCCCGCGTGGGTGCGCCACCTGGGGCTCATGGGCGTCTCCGTCGGGCTCTCGCTCATCCTGCAGCCCGGCCTGCCCAACGTCGTCGTCGCCGCCCTCGGCTCCCTCCTCGTGAGCCTGCTCATGACCCAGTCCGGGCGGCACAGCCTCATGGGCTCCCTCCTGCCGTCGGTGGCTGCCTTCGCCGCGGCGTTGTTCGCCTTCGGCGGCTACCAGCTCGACCTGCTCGACGGCCCGTTGCGCACCCTCATCTGCCCGCTGGCGGTCCTGCTCCCGGGTGCGCTGCTCGTGACCGGGGTGAGCGAGCTGGCCCAGGGAGCGATGGTCGCGGGCTCGGCCCGGGTGTTCTACGGCCTCGTCCAGCTCGGCCTCTTCTCCCTCGGCGTCGTCGGCGCCTCGATGGTCCTCGGGGTAGACGCCATGGCCTTCGCCAACGTCCGCGTCGAGGGCCCCGGGCTGTGGATGGCACCCCTCGGTCTGGGGCTCATCACCCTGGGCATCACCCTCTCCGAGGCGCTGCCGTGGTCGCTGCTGCGCTGGTCGGGACTCGTGCTCGTCCTGACCTTCGGTGCGCAGCTGGCCGGGCAGCAGAGCGCCTCCTCGCTCCCGCTGGGCGGGTTCACCGGGGCGGTCGTCGCCTCCTTCGTGCCGGGCCTGCTCGACCGGCTGCGCGACGACGTGCCCCGCCTCGTCGCCTTCCTGCCCTCCTTCTGGCTGCTCGTGCCGGGCACCGTCGGCCTCATGGGCGTCACCCAGATCGGCTCCGGCAGCGGCGACGGCGCCACCCTCATCGGCGCCGCGGGCATCGTCGCCAGCATCGCGCTCGGCCTGCTCGTCGGGTCCGCCCTCGCCCTCCCGATGGCCCGCCCGGCGACGACGTGGCGACGGCGCGGGGCACAATGA
- a CDS encoding acetate--CoA ligase, which translates to MTQQAYRETVAESLTDPWTFWGEAAGLIDWIHRPREVLDEESAPFYRWFPDGTLNVCYNALDRHVVHGRADQTALIYDSPVTGTVRRYTYAHLLDLVARFAGVLRDLGVAKGDRVVIYLPMVPEAVIAMLACARIGAVHSVVFGGFAPAELAARIEDAQPKVVVSASCGIEPTRVVPYKPLLDQAIARSSHQPEHCVILQREQLPCELGERDLDWARLMHPDAVAPAACVPVEATHPLYVLYTSGTTGRPKGIVRDSGGYAVALRWSMTHLYGVQPGETWLCGSDVGWVVGHSYIVYAPLLTGATTILFEGKPVGTPDAGVYWRMIAEHGVVGAFTAPTAIRAITKQDPSASLVGEHDLSSLRALFLAGERLDPDTWAWATEHLGVPVIDNWWQTETGWPIAINPVGPDGALFDIRPGSPSLPTAGYDVRVLDPGGQEVPAGTEGAICLRLPLPPGTLPTLWEDDERYVASYLSAHEGYYLSGDGGYVDEDGYVFVMGRTDDVLNVAGHRLSTGSLEEALAGHPAVAECAVIGVADQLKGQVPRALVVLKSGTDLGDAALERVREELVARVRDEVGAVASLRQVDVVDALPKTRSGKILRRTMRQIADGDTPMVPSTIEDLAVLDALRPVLRG; encoded by the coding sequence ATGACCCAGCAGGCCTACCGGGAGACGGTCGCGGAGAGCCTCACCGACCCGTGGACGTTCTGGGGGGAGGCGGCCGGCCTCATCGACTGGATCCACCGGCCGCGCGAGGTGCTGGACGAGGAGTCGGCCCCGTTCTACCGGTGGTTCCCGGACGGCACGCTCAACGTCTGCTACAACGCCCTCGACCGCCACGTCGTGCACGGCCGCGCCGACCAGACCGCGCTGATCTACGACAGCCCCGTCACCGGGACGGTCCGGCGCTACACCTACGCCCACCTGCTCGACCTCGTGGCGCGTTTCGCCGGGGTGCTGCGCGACCTCGGCGTCGCGAAGGGCGACCGCGTCGTCATCTACCTGCCGATGGTGCCCGAGGCGGTCATCGCCATGCTGGCCTGCGCGCGGATCGGCGCGGTCCACTCGGTGGTCTTCGGTGGCTTCGCCCCGGCCGAGCTCGCCGCACGCATCGAGGACGCCCAGCCCAAGGTCGTCGTCTCGGCGAGTTGCGGCATCGAGCCCACCCGGGTGGTGCCCTACAAGCCCCTCCTGGACCAGGCGATCGCCCGGTCCTCCCACCAGCCCGAGCACTGCGTCATCCTCCAGCGCGAGCAGCTGCCCTGCGAGCTGGGGGAGCGTGACCTCGACTGGGCCCGCCTCATGCACCCGGACGCCGTGGCGCCCGCGGCCTGCGTGCCCGTGGAGGCCACCCACCCGCTCTACGTCCTCTACACCTCCGGCACGACCGGCCGACCCAAGGGCATCGTCCGCGACAGCGGCGGGTATGCCGTCGCGCTGCGGTGGTCGATGACCCACCTCTACGGCGTCCAGCCGGGGGAGACCTGGCTCTGCGGCTCCGACGTGGGGTGGGTGGTCGGGCACTCCTACATCGTCTACGCGCCCCTGCTCACCGGGGCGACGACGATCCTCTTCGAGGGCAAACCGGTCGGCACCCCGGACGCTGGGGTCTACTGGCGGATGATCGCCGAGCACGGTGTCGTGGGGGCGTTCACCGCACCCACCGCGATCCGGGCGATCACCAAGCAGGACCCCTCGGCCTCGCTCGTGGGCGAGCACGACCTCTCCTCCCTGCGTGCCCTCTTCCTCGCCGGTGAGCGGCTGGACCCCGACACCTGGGCGTGGGCGACCGAGCACCTCGGGGTCCCGGTCATCGACAACTGGTGGCAGACCGAGACCGGTTGGCCCATCGCCATCAACCCCGTCGGGCCCGACGGAGCCCTCTTCGACATCCGCCCGGGCAGCCCCAGCCTGCCGACGGCCGGCTACGACGTGCGGGTGCTGGACCCCGGCGGGCAGGAGGTGCCCGCGGGCACCGAGGGGGCGATCTGCCTGCGCCTGCCGCTGCCGCCCGGGACGCTTCCGACCCTGTGGGAGGACGACGAACGCTACGTCGCCTCCTACCTCTCGGCCCACGAGGGCTACTACCTGTCCGGCGACGGCGGCTACGTCGACGAGGACGGCTACGTCTTCGTCATGGGCCGCACGGACGACGTGCTCAACGTCGCCGGCCACCGCCTGTCCACCGGCTCGCTGGAGGAGGCGCTCGCGGGTCACCCCGCGGTGGCGGAGTGCGCCGTCATCGGTGTGGCCGACCAGCTCAAGGGTCAGGTCCCGCGGGCCCTGGTGGTCCTGAAGTCGGGGACCGACCTGGGCGACGCGGCCCTGGAGCGGGTGCGGGAGGAACTGGTCGCGCGGGTCCGGGACGAGGTGGGTGCCGTCGCCTCCCTGCGTCAGGTCGACGTCGTGGACGCCCTGCCCAAGACGCGGTCCGGCAAGATCCTGCGCCGCACGATGCGCCAGATCGCCGACGGCGACACCCCGATGGTCCCCTCGACGATCGAGGACCTCGCCGTCCTCGACGCCCTGCGCCCCGTCCTCCGGGGGTAG